The genomic region TGTGgagaaaacaaaaactattGTTGAATATGGCCAAAATCTACTATTTTGcattgaaatgttaaaaatgactTAGCAGACATACAGCCAGAAACTCTTCTGTTCATTTCGCCAACTTCATGTATGAGCATGCCGGTGTTCATGTCCATCAGGAAGCGTCTGGAAGGTTCTGTTCCCTGCCTGCGTAACTCAGCAGGAACCGCTATGTGGTTCTCCTTACGTTCAGAAGAGTCTTGGCTTTTTATGTCCTCATGCTCAGGGCCAGAAACCACTTCCCATTTAGCTGCTAATGAAGTTGAAAGGAAACATGAGTCTAGGCAGTCAACCATTGAGATTTTTCTATAAAGCACTTTGCTTGTAAAGTATTACATCAACAAATAATCTTTAATTCAATGGCACAAAACGTCTTGTTCTCTGATATTTGTACTTGAGACTTACAGCCTGGTCTTCTGTCCATCTTATTTTGGTGTTCTTTGAGTAGACCGGTGTTCAGGTCCAACAGGAGGTTTCTGGAAGGTTTATTGCCTGGTTTTTGCATCTCAGTCATTCTGAGCTCCTGTAGGATGTACGGCTTGTATTCAGTTCCTTGTCTGAACTCATCCACTGTTGAGGGgagaacacaaaaaaagattggatttagagggatagttcactcaaaaaaatgaatttttttaatgcttgAATGTTCTGCTAAATAACTTTTTTGGCCTTGTTTAcactggtattaagatgcgttttggtcgattggatcTCAAGTAGATGAATGAGAAACATTCTCCATTTAAaccgtctcttttgtccactttcgaccacttctgtTGTTCAAGGGGAGcgtctatgggtgggtaaatgtatggtctttttcagatctttcaatctTATGGATGAAATGAGCTCCCGCAAGTTTACATATGAACGCAACCGgagatgacaaaaaaaacatacgGAGAACAGCAgatttcgtttctgctctgatagctgCAAAACCACACCGAACGCTGTGTTTGTTAGAagtcaggaatggtgagagaacattttGCTTGGtgcatttttcatcttcaaaccaaagttgtgtcttcagccgacaaagtttaaatcctgtctggctagcgcgcttcccataatgtttatgcattaggccagtaggcggagagtaggcGATCTTTTGTGGTTGTTCGAACGCATTTGACCACATGAGCATCTACACTATGATAGCAAACCggaactacctctggaagtggttgaaagtggacaagctcaaaatgttttagactCCGTTTACACCTGTAATTAGTGTTGTCCCCTTGTGATTGGATAGACGAAAATGCTTCTTAATACCAGGGCCTTtgttgcacagaagaaaaaactattttgcaaaatttaaaatagtaagaaatgatgacagaattaatttttttttgaggaaaaatcCCTTTGATATCCCAAAGTGCAAGTAgtgtagatatttttaataatttctaaATCTTAAAACATCACTGATATCATGTGTGTGAGATGTTTTGAAGTACATACATGGTGCTGCGTTCCTCTGCTGCTCTGTTAGTGACGGCAGCATCAGTCCAGTTCTGGGATCCACCAGAGTGACGTGTGAATTTTGAGTTCCCTTCCTCATCTCATAAGCTGGAGGATTGTAGACTGTGgagaaaacaaaaactattGTTAAATATGGCCAAAATCTACTATTTTGcattgaaatgttaaaaatgactTAGCAGACATACAGCCAGAAACTCTTCTGTTCATTTCGCCAACTTCATGTATGAGCATGCCGGTGTTCATGTCCATCAGGAAGCGTCTGGAAGGTTCTGTTCCCTGCCTGCGTAACTCAGCAGGAACCGCTATGTGGTTCTCCTTACGTTCAGAAGAGTCTTGGTTTTTTATGTCTTCATGCTCAGGGCCAGAAACCACTTCCCATTTAGCTGCTAatgaagatgaaaaaaaaacatgactcCAGACTGGCAAAGGATTTCTGTGAAAGCTAGATTCCCTTTTGAAAAGACCAGCTTAGACATTAATTTTTTGTGGTTTATGTCAGTTAGAATTGGTTTGCCGCTGCTTTACACTAAAAAATCAGAAGTTGTGAAAACTCAAAAACTTCAGGACTTACAATTCTGCATAACAAATATTTATGTCATCATAAGTCCCCATGCTTTGACCAAAAATCATCATCGGTGACCAAACTGATCATGCACCACCAAACTTGACATTGCAAGTTCtagctgtttaatattttgagtAACTCATACTCATGGCCTAAAAACAGacattgtttaatttttatgtaatgtttctACATTCAATAGTTCTATCAACCTATAAAATAGAGTTTGTTGAAAACAGAAATTGTTGGTAGACCATTATAGTCATGCTGTTCACCAGCGAAATGCTGGTCTTTTCAGAAGGGTTGTAGATCAACAGTCTCCATTAGAAAGTGAGACTTACAGCCCACTACTCTCCTGTCCACCTCATTCCTGTGTTCTTTGAGTAGACCGGTGTTCAGGTCCATTAGGACATTTTTGGAAGGTTCAGTGCTTTTCCTGTACACTTCAGCAGGTATTGCTCTCTGCTCATGTCTTTCGCTCTGAGGGCTGTACTGTGGTTTGATCATGTGATGCATTCTGAGCTCCTCCAGGATGTGCAGCTGGTGTTCAGTGCCTTGTCTGAACTCATCCACTGTTGAAGAAATACCACAACTCATCaatgtgcattaaaaatatCCCATATGAAAAAAAGAGATCTCTTTTATCCCATTCGATTGTTTTCCCATTAGAAGAGTTTACTATATGAGATTAACCAAGAGCAATTAGAGACTTTTGAAGAAGTCTCATGGTTTTCAgatgtttcttttaaaaaagaaaaagactaATCTCACATTTCTCCTTTAGAATTTTAGAGATCTCAAaaatgtctcaaactgtgcgTAGATTGGCTAAAATACCCATCTGCATTCAAAAGATCTCAAATATGAACTCAAAAATTTCTTATCACATTCTTCCAAAAGCTATTCAGCTATGCGCTTAATTTTTGACAATTGTATCAGTTAGTgttctttattattttatttctgagaCTATGGCAGCCACTTAAACTGTATTATAAAAATGGGTGAagtttgctttttcaaatgaaaCTTTGTAGACAACTTTAAGACctttagggccagatttactaaacagggcaaattaatGTGAGAGTGCAATTCCAAAAAAAGTGCCAATGGGAGTGTAAAGTTCTGTGCATGATCTACCGACGAtgtgcaaattaaagaacacagacgcagccagatcatttccataatgaccaaccCAATCTACAAAGAGCAATGCAAATTAGGGATGGGGTAAATAATGgccaaataaattaaattaattaatgtaaatactctcctcctgtaaattttgtgtctgaaagggcaactcctacaaatgcatgcAATTATGTCAGCTGCAAAAATAAACCTGTCCACACCTTTTCAGCGCTgtttttcactgcgtgtctttagtaaatcctaacagtagttttttaacaccaaaagagGGTTAAAGCTGTTTGTAAATCTGGCTGGGTTGCAACAGACTCCTTAAGTTAATAAAACCCTTAgtgaatcctaaaaaaaaaaaaagttctgatTCTTTGAGTTAGAATCTTCTTCTTGTATCATGCTTGGCCAAATAATTGCTGCTTGTATCTATATTTTGTATCTATGTATGTTTTGAAACATTCAGAATTCTTTAATAACTTCCAAGCCCTAAAACATGACTGATATCATGTGCGTGAGATGTTTTGAAGCACTCACATGGCGCTGTGTTCCTCTGCAGCTCATTTAGTGATGGCAGCATCTGTCCAGTTCTGGGATCCACCAAAATGGCTTGAGAATTCTGAGTTCCCTTCCTCATCTCAGCAGCTGGAGGATTGTAGACTGTGGAGGAAACAAAAATAGCTAAATATGGCCAAAATCTACTATGTGCATTGAATTTTAAAACGAAATTGTAGACATACAGCCGGAAACTCTTCTGTTCATTTCGCCAACTTCCTCCTTGAGCATCCCAGTGTTGAGATCCATCAGGAAGCGTCTGGAAGGTTCTGTTCCCTGCCTGCAGAACTCAACAGGAACTGGTATTTGCTTCTTGAGTTTCACACCATTGTCCTTCAGAACTGAGTTGTCCCTAGGTTCGTCTTGGACCATTTGTGGCCCAGTTTGCTTCAGTCTACCATTTGGGAATCGATGCAGCGGTCTTGCATGAAGACCTGCACATATATCACAAACATCAAACCTGATTTAACACATATTTGTTCGCATATTCACAGCAGTTTTCTAAATGCAGATTAGCACTGTTTTTTATCTGAAAGGGATATTTAACAGGATTAATTTATTAACCATGTCGAATGTCCTTCATATGATCTcaattaagttatgaaaactaCTGAAGGAAGAGAAGCCACATCACTTAATAGCATGCATCTCCTTCACAAGCCATAAAAACTGATTTATGACTTGTCTCTATCTCAATTGTTGAATAGGTAATCACATATTTTATCAAGCAGATAAAATGTGCCACAGAAGGTATGTGGTTATGCTTAGACAAAGGATAAAGTTCAGAAGAATGGTTGTATCTGAACTTTGAACTAATGGGGAAATACACAATTCTTAATACATTTAGCCTACTGTTACTACAGTAAAATTTTGGTGAATTTGAAGAAGCCAAAGAGAAATGAAACAAGATGACAGAAATATTCTGAGTGTTTGAAACTGATCccatattaatttattatgattttacagtagtaacaaAAACGATTATTTTGGCAAAAACTTATGACTATGGCAAGATTTCATAAtgtaaaacactgtttttttcttttaagatCACCATACgaaatttaatatttgtaacAGAATCAATTTTAGAAATCAGAATATTCAAAACATAAATTACAATGTCAATAAATAAGATAAGAAATGCAGATAAATCTCACCAGCCACAGCCAACAGGAGCAGCAAGAGCCTGAACATCCTGTAACAAAATATggaaaaacaatttaataagtAGTTGTAGTTTAGCTTACAGTTTGCTTTCACAGGGTTTTGTGAATGATACCACAGTAACAGCACGTTAAATGCTACCTGTGATTGTTTCTGTTCTCAGAAAAATAGATCAATAGATTCTTCAGCGCTGTAAGAGTGATTTATCCTGTCTGTTTGACTCACCTCACACAACAAGGATCCTATGCACTCTGGAGTCGCCTTTAATTACCTGGAGACTCAGATAATAACCTGGTTCAGAGGTTGGCATGTATCTGTAATACTCCCTCTTTTTATCTTTTCATCTGCTTTTGTCTCTTAGACAGCGATAAAACATCTGCTCTTTGATCCCAGACCTTCTGACGACAACCCAGTTCAACTGATATTAGTGTCGGTACATTCATGACCTGAATCGTTTTATTGCTGAGAGATGTTCATGCTTTACTGATATCACTTTCCAGAGGAAAAATGCATTGCTCAGAAGTTGCTCTTGGAGAACTAAATGGagttctcattttttttttctatttgtctCAGATTATTCTCTTACAGAACAATAAAAAAGACCCAGTTGAATCAATAGTTGTCATCCAGTAAAAGTATAGATCTATAAAATGAATGTACACTGAAAAGAAAAATGGTgcagaaacaattttcactgaGAAATTGGTTAtacatttcacaaataattacaaagaaatagCAAGTaagcaaaacatttcaaacagaAAGACTGAATATCAATAATCTGTTGATAATCTGTATCTGAGAACAGTTTGAGATGCTGTTGAGATCTGAAATTTCTCATGTGAGATTATTAAAGTCTTTTTCTCTGGATAAACATCTGAGAATCAGGAGGCTTCAGCAAAAGACTTTATTTGCTCTCACTTCTAATTTCTAGGAGAAACAATTGAGATGTTAAAGTAATCTTGTGAGGGTTTTTATGGATTCATTGTCATGCATTGTTGTTAAAGATGAATAATTTTCATGTGCATCTGAGCCTTTTCCAGAAGTGGAAATTGTCTTCACGCTTTCTTCTGTTGTTTTGGAGGAAGAGAAGTCTTCAGAAAAGAGTTAGTCAGCCTTGTTTTCAAAGATATTCACTCCCCTACAATATGAGGAAGAGATGAAGAGATATATTAAGCAATATGTTGTTTtgtggttgctggggtgttctgagtggttttgGCTCAAATGAAAAATCCAACATCTATTCTTTCAGATATTGTAGAGTCTAGATACACAAAGAATATATGTTAAGAGATGAACAGAGCTTAGTATTGTGAACTTGTGAAAACACGAAAGGCACTCATAAATGTAACCAACAAGTGGTAACTGGTTATTGTTGTATTTTTCTGAgcatttttctttcttccagAGGTTGACAAACAAAGTCGCAGCAACATCACGGAATCTGACGTAGAAGCGTTCCTCCGGAGTTTGTTATTGGCTGGTGGGTTCTACGTCACACGGTTCTGAGCGCTTCTCTGCATTCATGAGAATGAACTCTTAACCCAATCACTGTGCAGTATTACACATGAGAttgcattacagcggagaactCAAACTACATGAGGAGTGCGCATAAATGCGGTTTCAGCGCGAAACGCTGCAATGAGTTTAAAACCGCTCACATCGCAAGATCATCCTATACTGACTGGAATAAGTGTGCTTCAAGTTTTTCTGGACATGTTTCATATACTCTAGTGCTCTACACATAAAACAGCACCATGTATGCACATGTGTATCACGTCTTCTTCAAATTAGATATACatcgatcaggcataacattatgagcactgacaggtgaagtgaataacactgaatatctcttcatcacggcacctgttatattaggcagcaagtgaacattttgtcctcaaagttgatgtgttagaagctggaaaaatgggcaagcgtaaggatttgagcgagtttgacaaggactaaattgtgatggctagacgactgggtcagagcatctccaaaactgcagctcttgtggggtgttcccggtctgcagtggtgaaccggtgacagggtcatgggcggccttGGTAAAAATCGCATTCTGAGGGGTAAAATCTACATTTTTGttggggttcccctggtaaaattcgcattccaagggctaaatatcatgttatttggggtagcttcaacccgcggacatgaaaaacaacccacggcaacattgttaaagtagcccaattccaagAGAAAACCGCGGACTTAGCAACACTAGGAgacagtgtgatgctttgggcaatgttctgctgggaaactttgggtcctgccatccatgtggatgttactttgacacgtaccacctacctaaacattgttgcagaccatcaTCATGACACTttcaccagaaaaaaaaaaagtttcgtCAGTGAATGTTTTCCCATGTCTACAGAACCCAACAAACATTAGATGAAAGAAGGCATAAACACACTTGAAATGTTTGACATGCAGGAACAGATGTTGATGGAGGATGAAAGTGTGAGTTCTCAGTGATGTATTACATTGCAAGTCCTTTCGTGTGCATTTGTTTTTGAGTGTAGTGATGCACTGAAGTGTCACATAAACGCTTCCACCCACATGAACAGACAAAGAGAGACAAACGTGTCTGAATAATGTGAACAACAGACTTTGACAGGTTGTGACGtactgagagagaaagagtcattgccacacacacacacacaatcagcTGGTAAATAGGGGATATTTTAATAGTGCTTCAGTAATTGCtagaatgtgtgtgtatttatgtagcactttttgccattgagatggcTGGGAAAAGCAACTGAACTGTAGTGTGaatgttttttctctcttttgagGTGACGGCCCACACACAAACCACCTCCATCGGCCTAAACCTTCACTGCTTACCTTTCTGTCACACTGTGAGAATAAGACAACTCTTCAGTAGCGCTacgactgtgtgtgtgtgtgtagagaaTTGTAATACAGCTGATTCGGCCTCAGAGCATCCATCATTTCATGACAGATTCTAGCAGCGCATCTCAATGGGCTTGTGTGTGACCTTGTGCTTTTGCATTTTTCCACCAGCAGAGGGAAGTCTTAGCTTTAGCTTTCATATTACTGGCCAAATAATAGTTGGATTGCTGGAGATGGCTGAAGATGTCCATATTTATTCCACATTTGACAAGATTTAGAATTCTTAAATGGTGCCTCCAGAGGAGATGCCAGTTTTggtttatttcatgtagttaaaCTATGCAACATCTATGTTTGAGGCCTGAATGAGGCTCACTGAAAATGTTCGAGCTCCCTGCTGAAATAATAGCTGATTCTCAGCCTGGCTAAGCTGACAATTGTCCcaaacccctctaaaaccatCAAAACAAACCAGACTAAACAGCTTGGCCTTGCTGGTGTACCACATAACCATCGCAGGCTGTTATTTCAGCAGGGTTGTTATTGTATTGAATGTATTTCAGCCCTTTTAAAAGGTTTTTACAATCAGTAAAAATTACGGAACAACCCAGTTatgttttaagaacatttaGCTAATGTTCCcgagttatgaaaacattatttctgaatgttctctgaatgttcaaaatgtCCAGTTTGCGAACGTTAAGGAGActttccattttatcattttacaaaaagaatgttacttttgaattttctttaaacattctgaaacaattagtaagagtaaaaaaaagacaaacatccaactaaaacatttcaggaaaaaaatgttCCATGAATGATCTATAAATAATGATTACATGCTTaagttttgagaacattattaaagaccagataacattGAATGAATGTAGGCTACTTTTGACATTACTGGAataacgtttgttcataactatTTAAGATTACACTATCTGAAAACATGTCAGCTTTTGGAAATTTTAAAAGAATTAAAGAATTTGTTTGAGAAGTGTTTGAGTGCATGTTGAGATACTCTCATGGCAAttcataactattttacatatCGGAAAATTGGTGGCtgaaggcctgttcacaccaagaacgataactatagggttgttttaacccagcgataactatattagtgtccacaccagCGCACGATGGTAAAGGTTCGTTCACACTGAATGCGTCTTTGCATCTAAAAACGCTCAGGAATGGTTTTTTAAAAAGCGCAGCGCAGAACTCGTGGGTCTTGAGACGTGCttttgagacgtgatgcaaaAAAAGGTAGTGCTCATGTGCAAGGTGCTGTAAAAGAGCATAGCAGTCATATAAGTCCGTCTAGCTtgcgtttacatagaaaaacaatgtgCAATCTTTtcaaagcaggatggattctgattggctgtcaatatTTTTATGGTTCATcagctggagaaaaaaaaaattgtactaaAAGTGATTTCAATGATATCGTTCCTCTGCGTCGTTATTGTTTTAGTTGTTGTGTGGACTCCTATATTCTCATAGAATTAGAACATCAAATTATTAAAACGTtatatagttatcgtccttggtgtaGACGGGCCTTAATTTGTACAATCTCTTAGATACATTTTCATACGATTTGCTTATGACCACTAACAGTTAGGTTTGAGGTAGAACTTCATGCTTACgttttttctaaaaatcatacatttacCCAATATAAAAGAAAGTACAAAGCATGTAAAGGGTAAATCTATTTTCAATCTTGGAATGAGATAACAGACATTTGACCTTCCTATACTCTCCCAAAAttcaaccacacacacacacacttagaaGACACACAAATACTGGCCTACAattcattcagtcatttctattATCTCTATGCAGTGCTGGCTGGGTCATATCAGTCCGTGAGGCGACGGCTTTAGGGAAAAAGAGAGGCGAGGTTTTGCAGTTCTAACGGGAATTCAGTCGGCTGGCTCAGTTAGCTCAGTCTCTCTTGAAATTGAACCTGCAAGGCCTTGGTTCAGATTGTATCCCGAGTCGTGATGATAAAGGTCGTAGGTCTTTGAAAGTGACCCGCTGTGAGACAGCAGGTCCTCAAAACACGGTTGGATGAATTCAGGATCGGCTCGTTGGCATCAGTGTGAGCAGGGATGTTTCCCACCTCAGGGAAATAGATAAAGTGTTGTTGGAAATGCACTTCTGTTACTTTGAGAA from Megalobrama amblycephala isolate DHTTF-2021 linkage group LG7, ASM1881202v1, whole genome shotgun sequence harbors:
- the wu:fa56d06 gene encoding uncharacterized protein wu:fa56d06 yields the protein MFRLLLLLLAVAGLHARPLHRFPNGRLKQTGPQMVQDEPRDNSVLKDNGVKLKKQIPVPVEFCRQGTEPSRRFLMDLNTGMLKEEVGEMNRRVSGFYNPPAAEMRKGTQNSQAILVDPRTGQMLPSLNELQRNTAPLDEFRQGTEHQLHILEELRMHHMIKPQYSPQSERHEQRAIPAEVYRKSTEPSKNVLMDLNTGLLKEHRNEVDRRVVGSAKWEVVSGPEHEDIKNQDSSERKENHIAVPAELRRQGTEPSRRFLMDMNTGMLIHEVGEMNRRVSGFYNPPAYEMRKGTQNSHVTLVDPRTGLMLPSLTEQQRNAAPLDEFRQGTEYKPYILQELRMTEMQKPGNKPSRNLLLDLNTGLLKEHQNKMDRRPGSAKWEVVSGPEHEDIKSQDSSERKENHIAVPAELRRQGTEPSRRFLMDMNTGMLIHEVGEMNRRVSGFYNPPAYEMRKGTQNSHVTLVDPRTGLMLPSLTEQQRNAAPLDEFRQGTEYKPYILQELRMTEMQKPGNKPSRNLLLDLNTGLLKEHQNKMDRRPGSAKWQVVSSPEHEDIKSHDSSERKENHIAVPVELRRQGTEPSRRFLMDMNTGMLKEEVSEMNRRVSGFYNPPAYEKRQGTEPSRRFLMDMNTGMLLHEVGEMNRRVSGYYNPEAYEMRKGTQNSHATLVDLRAGHILLSVNELQRSTAPLDEFRQGTEYHPYILQELRMYYMIKPALV